From Flavobacterium sp. 102, a single genomic window includes:
- a CDS encoding SUMF1/EgtB/PvdO family nonheme iron enzyme has translation MKSKNYFSKMVTALFFLLAFNSKANNVEITGTSVSGSNITFNISWENSWNASVAPANWDAVWVFVKFQDCNTRLWAHAGLSSVAGDHSAASPLQVDPVTDGKGVFIRRSAIGGGNVSATSITLKMTIPAGTYNYKVFGIEMVNVPQSAFEIGDGLSVATFNSISVTATTQSAGVTSSVIGGGGPPVPATFPMGYNSFYVMKYEISQLQYVEFLNSLTFAQQQSRVTSDPTSASGTYVAFGSYAYRNGIVIETPGNNAAIPAIFACDATANVVNNNNDGQSVAMNNLSWADLAAYLDWSALRPMTELEFEKICRGITPRVSGEYPWGDTNINPYYSTTVINPLQPNEMANTVLNGRCAHALGTSSGAYGPLKVGVFATASSGRSSAGASYYGAMEMGGNVVERTVCVANASGTAFNGTLGDGTLTSIGDANQATWPSVTTATGIGQRGGDYVNVATNVRTSDRTYASTTNAARNYTYGGRGVR, from the coding sequence ATGAAATCAAAAAATTATTTTTCGAAAATGGTTACGGCACTATTTTTTTTATTGGCATTCAATAGTAAAGCAAATAACGTCGAGATTACGGGAACGTCCGTTTCGGGTTCAAATATTACTTTCAATATCAGTTGGGAAAACAGTTGGAATGCCAGTGTTGCTCCGGCTAATTGGGATGCCGTATGGGTATTTGTCAAATTTCAGGATTGTAACACACGTTTGTGGGCGCATGCAGGTTTAAGTTCGGTTGCAGGGGATCATTCGGCAGCTTCGCCGTTGCAAGTAGATCCAGTAACTGACGGAAAAGGCGTTTTCATTAGAAGAAGTGCTATCGGTGGCGGTAATGTTTCTGCAACAAGTATTACATTAAAAATGACTATTCCGGCAGGAACATATAATTATAAAGTTTTTGGAATTGAAATGGTAAACGTACCTCAAAGTGCTTTCGAAATTGGAGATGGTTTGAGTGTAGCAACATTTAACAGTATAAGTGTTACGGCTACTACTCAATCTGCGGGAGTAACTTCTTCAGTAATCGGAGGTGGCGGACCACCAGTGCCGGCAACTTTTCCAATGGGATATAATTCATTTTATGTGATGAAATATGAAATCTCTCAATTACAATATGTTGAATTTTTAAACTCATTAACTTTTGCGCAACAACAGTCAAGAGTTACCTCAGATCCAACGAGTGCTTCGGGAACGTATGTTGCTTTTGGTAGTTATGCTTACCGAAACGGAATCGTAATTGAAACACCAGGGAATAATGCTGCAATTCCGGCTATTTTTGCTTGTGATGCCACTGCTAATGTGGTCAACAATAATAATGACGGACAAAGTGTAGCCATGAACAATTTGAGCTGGGCAGATTTAGCAGCTTATTTAGATTGGTCGGCTTTAAGACCAATGACAGAGTTGGAATTTGAAAAAATTTGCCGTGGTATAACACCTCGTGTGTCTGGTGAATATCCATGGGGAGATACTAACATTAATCCTTATTACAGTACTACAGTTATTAATCCATTGCAGCCAAATGAAATGGCAAATACTGTTTTGAATGGAAGATGTGCTCACGCTTTAGGAACTTCAAGTGGAGCGTATGGTCCATTGAAAGTGGGTGTTTTTGCAACTGCTTCTTCTGGGCGATCTTCCGCAGGTGCTTCTTATTATGGAGCAATGGAAATGGGAGGAAATGTTGTTGAGAGAACAGTATGTGTTGCTAATGCATCTGGAACTGCTTTTAATGGAACACTTGGAGACGGAACTTTAACTTCAATAGGAGATGCTAATCAGGCAACTTGGCCTTCAGTTACAACAGCAACGGGTATAGGACAAAGAGGAGGAGATTATGTTAATGTGGCAACTAATGTTAGAACTTCTGATAGAACTTATGCCAGTACTACAAATGCTGCCAGAAATTATACTTATGGCGGACGTGGCGTAAGATAA
- a CDS encoding sensor histidine kinase, which translates to MENSNCKVQVQEPKSAYYYKFKNMEKGLVLFFLFLISISVRAQNAQNVIDGLKKDLKANPDAKRTATIYSDLTWYYSKIDIDSALHYGGKAAVESKKLNDSTLMAQVYSDIGAVYFIKGDFVNSKTNYLSAYKIRKLRNDQKGLAKINNNLANIYEKTHQYKQAMTSFLEALAYFENTKDEKNTSIIKGNIGLIHLKLKNYPKALQYISDVIQYQEKNDFKEELCVSCLNLGNVYLHMQDTINALKFYDKSVKACTAVGNKKGISSGFNNIASIKSEQKKSKDALALYQKSKEVREELNSNLDKANFDLNLALEFARNKKYEKAKKLLLTTKPFFEQTNHNEKLQKNYKSLITVYAYLNKPDSVDYYLDKLAVLNEQLLLSKVEKQTTELETKYQTEKKERLLQKSKAEIATRELEIRKKETQFLILGLISLALLIIVYLVYRQQKLKNKQQEQEFELKSAIAKIETQNKLQEQRLDISRDLHDNIGSQLTFIISSVDNIKYAFDIQNDKLDSKLSGISNFAKSTIIELRDTIWAMNKSEITFEDLQARIHNFIDKAQEAKENIQFNFEVNHSLKKIKFTSVEGMNLYRTIQEAINNSIKYANARSIAISIQPTEIDVLITIIDDGKGFEIGNTEFGNGINNMRKRIADIGGLFDIKSSVDKGTAISIKLEKH; encoded by the coding sequence ATGGAAAATTCGAACTGCAAAGTTCAAGTTCAGGAACCAAAATCAGCATATTATTATAAGTTTAAGAACATGGAAAAAGGTTTGGTTTTATTCTTTTTGTTCCTGATTTCAATATCGGTTAGGGCGCAAAATGCTCAAAATGTTATTGATGGTTTAAAGAAAGATTTAAAAGCCAATCCGGATGCCAAAAGAACCGCAACCATCTATTCTGATTTGACTTGGTACTATTCTAAAATCGACATTGATTCTGCGTTACATTATGGTGGAAAAGCAGCTGTTGAATCCAAGAAATTAAATGATTCGACCTTAATGGCGCAGGTTTACAGCGATATAGGGGCGGTTTATTTTATCAAAGGTGATTTTGTCAATTCGAAAACCAATTATTTATCAGCATACAAAATCAGAAAACTCAGAAATGATCAGAAAGGCTTAGCTAAAATCAATAATAATTTAGCCAATATCTACGAAAAAACACATCAGTATAAGCAAGCTATGACTTCTTTTTTAGAAGCCTTAGCCTATTTTGAAAATACAAAAGACGAAAAAAACACGAGTATTATCAAAGGCAACATCGGTCTGATTCATCTCAAATTAAAGAACTATCCAAAAGCGTTGCAATACATCAGCGATGTAATTCAGTATCAAGAAAAAAATGATTTTAAGGAAGAATTATGTGTTTCTTGTTTGAACCTCGGGAATGTTTATTTGCACATGCAAGACACGATTAACGCCTTGAAGTTTTATGACAAAAGTGTAAAAGCTTGCACGGCTGTTGGTAACAAAAAAGGGATTTCGAGTGGATTTAACAACATTGCTTCTATCAAATCGGAACAAAAAAAGTCTAAAGATGCTTTGGCACTCTATCAAAAGTCAAAAGAAGTCAGAGAAGAACTCAATTCCAATTTAGACAAAGCCAATTTCGATTTGAATTTGGCTCTAGAATTTGCCAGGAACAAAAAATATGAGAAAGCCAAAAAGTTGTTATTGACCACCAAACCATTTTTTGAGCAAACCAATCACAACGAAAAACTACAGAAGAACTACAAATCTTTAATCACTGTTTATGCTTATTTAAACAAACCCGACAGCGTTGACTATTATTTGGACAAATTGGCGGTTTTAAATGAACAATTATTACTCAGTAAAGTCGAAAAACAAACGACCGAATTAGAAACCAAATACCAAACCGAAAAGAAAGAAAGATTACTCCAAAAATCAAAAGCCGAAATTGCTACGCGCGAATTGGAAATCAGAAAAAAAGAAACCCAGTTTTTGATTTTAGGCTTAATTTCATTGGCATTATTAATCATTGTTTATTTGGTTTATCGCCAACAAAAGCTCAAAAACAAACAACAAGAACAAGAATTTGAACTCAAATCGGCAATAGCCAAAATTGAAACCCAAAACAAATTACAAGAACAGCGTCTTGATATTTCCAGAGATTTGCATGATAATATTGGGTCGCAATTGACTTTTATTATTTCCTCTGTCGACAATATTAAATATGCTTTTGACATTCAAAATGACAAGCTGGATTCGAAACTTTCCGGTATTAGTAATTTTGCAAAATCGACGATTATTGAGCTACGAGATACGATTTGGGCAATGAACAAGAGCGAAATCACTTTTGAAGATTTACAAGCCAGAATCCATAATTTTATTGACAAAGCACAAGAAGCAAAGGAAAATATTCAATTCAATTTTGAAGTTAATCACTCACTAAAAAAAATAAAATTCACTTCTGTTGAAGGAATGAATTTGTACAGAACGATTCAAGAAGCCATTAACAACAGTATCAAGTATGCGAATGCAAGAAGTATTGCTATAAGCATTCAACCAACTGAAATAGATGTTTTAATTACTATAATAGATGACGGAAAAGGCTTTGAGATAGGAAACACAGAATTCGGAAACGGCATCAATAATATGCGAAAACGCATTGCTGATATCGGTGGTTTATTTGATATAAAATCAAGTGTAGATAAAGGAACAGCTATAAGTATAAAGTTGGAAAAGCATTAA
- a CDS encoding response regulator transcription factor, whose protein sequence is MSTRIAIVDDNVFLQKAVAEKLSFFDDLILKFTAIDGIDLQKKLEVNKCIDLILMDIEMPVCNGIEATKIIKTKYPQIKIIMLTVFDNDENIFNAIKAGADGYLLKEVNPKELHQGIIETLNGGAAMNPSIALKTLKLLRNPVDFEQKSEQEIKLTTREVEVLEQLSKGLNYNIIADNLYLSPSTVRKHIENIYTKLQVHNKLEAIQKAKNNNLI, encoded by the coding sequence ATGTCAACAAGAATAGCCATAGTAGACGATAATGTTTTTTTACAAAAAGCAGTTGCTGAAAAGCTATCTTTTTTTGACGATTTGATTTTAAAATTTACGGCCATCGACGGCATTGATTTGCAGAAAAAATTAGAGGTCAATAAATGCATCGATTTGATTTTGATGGATATCGAAATGCCCGTTTGTAACGGAATCGAAGCTACCAAAATCATCAAAACCAAATACCCTCAAATTAAAATCATTATGCTGACGGTTTTTGATAACGATGAAAATATTTTCAATGCCATCAAAGCCGGAGCAGACGGTTATTTGCTCAAAGAAGTCAATCCGAAAGAATTACATCAAGGCATTATAGAAACCTTAAATGGTGGCGCCGCTATGAATCCTTCTATTGCTTTGAAAACATTGAAATTACTAAGAAATCCGGTTGATTTTGAACAAAAATCGGAACAAGAAATTAAACTAACCACAAGAGAAGTTGAGGTTTTAGAACAACTCAGCAAAGGATTAAACTACAATATAATTGCCGACAATCTTTATCTTTCACCATCAACCGTTAGAAAGCATATTGAGAATATTTATACCAAATTGCAGGTGCATAATAAACTCGAAGCGATTCAAAAAGCCAAGAACAACAATTTGATTTAA